In Leptospira sp. WS58.C1, a single genomic region encodes these proteins:
- a CDS encoding Crp/Fnr family transcriptional regulator: MQDIPLLENIKKKIPSLEKNWDRYSSMLKERKVPPKTVLIKRGAYTKNIFIVKKGCLRLKFEDRGRDITIAFFPENRAITSIHSYRGTYKDSLLSVESIEPTELLILSGEDAAIIYKENEGVRDFLLEYVAERFDTYMNLFLSRIRDSPEQRYLNLIKEQPDIANRIPQHYIASFLGITPVSLSRIRNRIWKEQK; this comes from the coding sequence ATGCAGGATATACCTCTTCTGGAAAATATAAAAAAGAAGATCCCAAGTTTGGAGAAAAATTGGGACCGTTATTCTTCCATGTTAAAGGAAAGGAAGGTTCCGCCAAAAACCGTACTTATCAAAAGAGGGGCTTATACCAAAAACATATTCATCGTTAAAAAAGGATGTCTACGGTTGAAATTCGAGGATAGAGGAAGGGATATCACGATCGCATTTTTTCCTGAGAATCGAGCAATCACTTCCATTCATAGTTATAGAGGAACTTATAAGGATAGCTTACTTAGTGTGGAAAGTATCGAACCCACGGAATTACTGATCCTGAGCGGGGAAGATGCGGCGATCATTTATAAAGAGAACGAAGGGGTCCGGGATTTTTTACTGGAATATGTAGCCGAAAGATTCGATACCTATATGAATTTATTTTTATCAAGGATCAGGGATAGTCCGGAACAAAGGTATTTGAATCTGATTAAGGAGCAGCCCGATATTGCAAATCGTATTCCTCAACATTATATCGCTTCTTTTTTGGGGATTACCCCCGTGTCCCTAAGTAGGATCAGAAATCGGATCTGGAAGGAACAAAAATAA
- a CDS encoding two-component system sensor histidine kinase NtrB produces the protein MQHCDEIPPKINQPSDFLEKDFLPKEIGLDEWFCQAAQFKNILYHSPNGFAIVSLDGKFISSNPALSQILGYSENELIGISLDSITHADETEEDISSIDQFSNGPTPSFKRKKRYIHKDGHLLWVQIDVTLIRNQTGNPNYFAIQFQDITKHHELEKQLIHSQRMESIGSLAGGVAHDFNNILTVVLGYTTLLEKNSEHPEKILQYSEIIKKTAERGSSLIKQLLTLARKVESDLKPSIANDLLLEAIHIASSTFPKSIRVISDLPQDPILVQADHNQIHQVFLNLFLNAKDAMPNGGLLSIRLRMEEGKFISPEKTQKTAVIEILDSGTGIDRKTIRKIFDPFFTTKEPGKGTGLGLSIAYGILENHKGKIKVESELGSGTKFSVFLPVLE, from the coding sequence ATGCAACACTGCGATGAAATTCCTCCAAAAATAAACCAGCCTTCCGATTTTTTAGAAAAGGACTTTTTGCCCAAAGAAATAGGTTTGGACGAATGGTTTTGTCAGGCGGCTCAATTTAAGAATATACTATATCATTCTCCGAATGGATTTGCGATCGTATCATTGGATGGAAAATTTATCAGTTCAAATCCTGCGCTTTCTCAAATTTTAGGATATTCAGAAAATGAATTGATCGGAATTAGCCTTGATTCGATCACCCACGCGGATGAAACCGAGGAAGATATAAGTTCCATCGATCAATTTTCGAACGGACCAACCCCTAGTTTCAAAAGAAAAAAAAGATACATTCATAAAGATGGACACCTTCTTTGGGTCCAAATCGATGTAACCTTAATACGGAACCAAACGGGTAACCCGAATTATTTCGCCATTCAATTTCAAGATATTACTAAACATCATGAATTAGAAAAGCAACTCATACATTCTCAAAGAATGGAATCGATTGGCTCCTTGGCGGGAGGAGTGGCCCATGATTTTAATAATATCCTGACGGTAGTCTTGGGTTACACGACCCTCCTAGAGAAAAATTCGGAGCATCCGGAAAAAATTTTACAATATTCTGAAATCATAAAAAAGACTGCGGAAAGAGGTTCTTCCCTGATCAAACAACTTTTGACCTTGGCAAGAAAGGTAGAGTCGGATCTTAAACCTTCGATCGCAAATGATCTACTCTTAGAAGCGATCCATATCGCATCTTCCACTTTTCCTAAATCTATTCGGGTGATTTCCGACCTACCTCAGGATCCAATCCTTGTACAGGCAGATCATAACCAAATCCATCAGGTTTTTCTAAACTTATTCTTAAATGCAAAAGACGCCATGCCTAACGGCGGATTACTTTCCATACGATTAAGAATGGAAGAAGGAAAATTTATTTCTCCGGAAAAGACCCAAAAGACCGCGGTGATAGAAATTCTAGATAGCGGAACAGGGATAGACAGAAAAACGATCCGCAAAATTTTCGACCCTTTCTTTACCACTAAAGAGCCAGGCAAAGGAACAGGTTTAGGGCTTTCTATCGCTTATGGAATTTTAGAAAATCATAAAGGTAAGATCAAGGTAGAAAGTGAACTTGGATCCGGAACGAAATTTTCAGTTTTCCTACCGGTTTTGGAATAG
- a CDS encoding alginate export family protein, giving the protein MKIISKLKFFSLFLLIIIIMSTNSYSEEDPNKNVKEVSPNPTPSSDTNKTESPESKAKKQEPKYNSPWKGNIPVDHLRTLLVTPEQMKDTQKSDLFWLDNLKLGASLRPRFEARENPDFNKKTDDYSSFVGQNTQLWFLFDPSPHYAIKVTVQDSRLWGGSQTPQNAGNWAYGLSTGTGTTLTPGTSTNTNIRNNTDIREAYIVFKKSDKLPVSVFVGRQVFAFGDLKIVGPLNWLHTGFAFDGLRFVHDSQWFRSHVFGTILSNQYDAPYGLTTSNGRSKGSIDQAYFFGAYNTIKLGEEAHLDLYVLEVSKKWIPNPNPTDFDDRLKQRDDLLTTGFRFTNRTNNNLLPAGKIWDWTIESAWQSGMTGDRVKADWDILDQKAANGKNIYTEKVQYDTRLLSLDTGIKVNDWIRLGIGYTYASGDPNRSDSKVGTWQSLFPQIAGSFPNWNTMNGQSLMVGFENIKSYSIRANLKTDYGMFIFAIYDTQKANLQDAWYKVSGVPNTGASTENYSNDKFSYENSRLGRRLFYQYDFTWIYNYTESVSIWMGISVVKAKEAIGNERTNPFASNPDNRYTFDDTSKFFYLMVSASL; this is encoded by the coding sequence ATGAAGATAATCTCAAAACTGAAGTTTTTTTCCTTATTTCTCTTAATAATCATTATTATGAGCACAAACTCTTATTCGGAAGAGGACCCGAATAAGAATGTTAAGGAAGTAAGTCCGAACCCTACCCCTTCTTCGGATACGAACAAAACGGAAAGTCCCGAATCAAAGGCCAAAAAACAAGAACCTAAATACAATTCTCCATGGAAAGGAAATATTCCTGTAGATCATCTCAGAACTCTTCTAGTCACTCCCGAACAAATGAAGGATACCCAAAAATCAGATTTGTTTTGGCTGGATAATTTAAAGTTAGGAGCTTCTCTTAGGCCCAGATTTGAAGCGAGAGAAAATCCCGATTTCAACAAAAAGACGGATGATTATAGTTCTTTCGTAGGACAAAACACTCAACTTTGGTTCTTATTCGATCCTTCTCCACATTATGCGATCAAAGTCACCGTGCAAGACAGCAGGCTTTGGGGAGGAAGCCAAACTCCTCAGAACGCGGGAAATTGGGCTTACGGATTAAGTACAGGCACCGGAACCACATTGACCCCGGGGACTTCTACCAATACGAATATTAGAAATAATACGGATATTAGGGAGGCTTATATAGTATTCAAAAAATCTGATAAACTTCCCGTTTCCGTTTTTGTAGGCAGACAGGTTTTCGCTTTTGGTGATCTGAAAATTGTAGGCCCGTTAAATTGGCTTCACACCGGTTTTGCATTCGATGGGCTTCGATTCGTACATGACTCACAATGGTTTAGATCGCATGTATTCGGGACCATCCTTTCCAATCAATACGACGCTCCCTACGGTTTGACCACGAGTAATGGAAGATCGAAAGGTTCTATAGACCAGGCTTACTTTTTCGGTGCTTATAATACGATCAAACTCGGTGAAGAAGCCCATCTAGACCTATACGTATTGGAAGTTTCTAAAAAGTGGATTCCAAATCCGAATCCTACCGACTTTGATGATCGCCTAAAACAAAGAGACGATCTATTAACAACGGGCTTTCGATTTACCAACAGAACGAATAACAATCTTTTACCTGCTGGAAAGATCTGGGATTGGACCATAGAATCAGCATGGCAGTCCGGAATGACCGGGGATAGGGTCAAAGCCGACTGGGATATTCTGGATCAAAAAGCGGCTAACGGTAAAAACATTTACACGGAGAAAGTGCAATATGACACAAGACTTCTTTCTTTGGATACCGGGATCAAGGTTAACGATTGGATCCGACTCGGTATAGGTTATACTTACGCTTCGGGGGACCCGAATCGATCCGATTCAAAGGTCGGGACTTGGCAGAGTTTATTCCCTCAGATTGCAGGTTCTTTCCCAAATTGGAACACTATGAACGGGCAATCCCTAATGGTCGGATTCGAAAATATAAAGTCATATTCAATCAGAGCGAATCTCAAAACGGATTATGGAATGTTCATCTTTGCTATTTACGACACTCAAAAAGCGAATCTGCAAGATGCTTGGTATAAGGTCTCGGGAGTTCCGAATACCGGAGCAAGCACGGAAAATTATTCCAATGATAAATTCTCTTACGAGAATTCGAGATTGGGTAGAAGGTTATTCTATCAATATGATTTTACTTGGATCTATAATTACACGGAATCAGTCTCCATCTGGATGGGAATTTCCGTCGTAAAAGCGAAAGAAGCGATCGGCAATGAAAGAACGAATCCGTTTGCCTCAAATCCAGACAACAGATATACGTTCGACGATACTTCTAAATTCTTTTATCTCATGGTCTCCGCCTCCCTATAA
- a CDS encoding molybdopterin-dependent oxidoreductase has translation MQNLETFQTTCPYCGVGCGLKVEKSGPQDISVSGDPDHPTNRGVLCSKGMNLHYSVMDRSDRILFPMMREDRFSPLKRTGWDKALDLAAEKFKGYIRDFGPDSVGFYVSGQLLTEEYYIINKLTKGFLGTNNIDTNSRLCMSSAVTGYKMAFGEDAVPVGYEDLDLADCFLVAGANPAWCHPIVFRRIEARKRENPNIKLIVVDPRRTESCEHADIHLQINPGTDIYLFHAIARILIEKNWIDTEFIRTHTEGFEELKTKVFEIPVQKAAETCGISFELIYKTAEYISKANGFISLWAMGLNQSVVGVNKNLALINLSLLTGHIGKPGSGPFSLTGQSNAMGGREVGGLCNLLPAHRDLENPEHRNEVAKFWGVASISDSPGYSATEIFEKLASGKMKAIWIICTNPAVSLPDVRAAESGLRSAEFVVVQDISSESSVIPFADLVLPAAGWAEKKGTMTSSDRSISVLPKILEPPGEAKADSWIIQDFAKKMGFGPSFDYSDEEEIFLEHCRLTEGTKIDILGLDYQEIRKHRAIRWPYPRKGHSDNVRLFSDGKFYRKNEKAKIHSVRSEDDSEKTDDDFPLVLTTGRIRDQWHTMTRTGKVKKLKEHRPEPFLEIHPDDAYKYDIKDGMVVTISSKRGSVRAKALLTDSIKRGVVFLPMHWGRKNGTDMFRSNNLTSSASDPLSKQPGFKISAVRIAPYKKPKEKILIVGGGTAAYAFLKQYRDLAPGDDITVMCREENPFYNRVLLPDYIGGEKEFDDLMPTDPEEVKSWNLDLFPNKSVQMIYTEGKKVRDTEGTLYSYNKLVLAMGSSPVWPAKVRPEMQGVFSLRSKSDADRIKGFFVPKSHALIVGGGLLGLELAAALKGVGVKVTVLVRSDRLMSQKLDVVGSDILKEEILARGIELIFECEISKIEGTERVSKVQLSNGNFVEPDGIIFAIGTKPNFEIAVKGGLDCNNGVVVDSFLRSSDPDVYCIGEIAEHKTGSYGNISAVDDQAKIAAQHLFGYAFNEYTGSLHAHILKIPGLELATIRLPDIPMEIPMDKREEFEEIIFLDRKKRFYKKCIIRNDRLVAAILIGDKSSFSRMKDWVSSGIELGDRRKHLLNDDEMMKPLQGKVVCSCNGVGEGNIREAIQDGERTLEAIGRRTGAGTGCGSCRLEVTTILKSMSKEA, from the coding sequence ATGCAAAACCTGGAGACCTTTCAAACAACTTGCCCTTACTGTGGGGTAGGTTGCGGCCTGAAGGTGGAAAAAAGCGGACCCCAGGATATTTCTGTGAGTGGGGATCCCGATCATCCAACAAACAGAGGTGTCCTTTGCTCAAAGGGGATGAATTTGCATTATTCCGTCATGGACAGGTCAGATCGAATTCTGTTCCCGATGATGAGGGAGGATCGTTTTTCTCCTCTAAAAAGAACCGGTTGGGATAAGGCATTGGATCTCGCTGCGGAAAAATTTAAGGGTTATATCCGGGATTTCGGCCCTGATTCGGTGGGGTTTTACGTTTCGGGACAACTTCTGACAGAAGAATACTATATTATAAATAAGTTAACTAAGGGATTTTTAGGGACAAACAATATAGACACAAATTCCAGACTTTGTATGAGTTCTGCCGTCACTGGATATAAGATGGCATTCGGAGAAGACGCCGTTCCGGTCGGATACGAAGATCTGGACCTTGCGGATTGTTTTTTAGTAGCTGGGGCAAACCCTGCCTGGTGCCATCCGATCGTATTCAGAAGAATAGAAGCTAGAAAAAGAGAAAATCCGAATATTAAACTCATAGTAGTGGATCCTCGTAGGACGGAGTCCTGCGAACATGCGGACATTCATCTGCAGATAAATCCCGGAACTGATATTTATTTATTTCATGCAATTGCAAGAATTCTAATAGAGAAAAATTGGATAGATACTGAATTCATAAGGACGCATACCGAAGGATTCGAGGAACTAAAAACGAAAGTTTTCGAAATTCCGGTTCAAAAAGCCGCTGAGACCTGCGGGATCTCTTTCGAACTAATTTATAAAACTGCGGAATACATTTCTAAAGCGAATGGATTTATCAGCTTATGGGCTATGGGGTTGAACCAAAGTGTTGTCGGAGTGAACAAAAATTTGGCCCTGATCAATCTTTCTCTTCTCACTGGGCATATTGGAAAACCAGGATCCGGTCCATTCTCCTTAACCGGTCAATCTAATGCCATGGGTGGAAGGGAAGTTGGAGGACTTTGTAATCTTCTTCCTGCGCATAGAGACCTGGAGAATCCGGAACATAGAAATGAGGTCGCAAAATTTTGGGGAGTGGCTTCTATCTCAGATTCTCCCGGTTACAGTGCGACTGAAATTTTTGAAAAGCTTGCCTCCGGCAAAATGAAAGCTATATGGATCATTTGTACGAATCCTGCAGTCAGTCTTCCGGATGTAAGAGCCGCCGAATCCGGTCTTCGTTCGGCTGAGTTTGTAGTTGTCCAGGATATTTCCTCCGAATCTAGCGTGATCCCTTTCGCGGACCTTGTACTTCCTGCTGCCGGTTGGGCGGAGAAGAAGGGTACAATGACAAGTTCCGATCGTAGTATTTCTGTTCTCCCGAAAATTTTAGAACCTCCAGGGGAAGCAAAAGCTGATTCTTGGATCATACAAGATTTCGCTAAAAAAATGGGATTCGGTCCTTCGTTCGATTATTCCGATGAAGAAGAAATTTTTTTGGAACATTGTAGATTAACGGAAGGGACTAAGATCGATATATTAGGTTTAGATTATCAAGAAATCCGTAAACACAGAGCGATTAGATGGCCTTATCCCCGGAAGGGGCATTCGGATAACGTGCGATTATTTAGCGACGGAAAATTTTACAGAAAGAATGAGAAAGCAAAGATTCACTCCGTAAGATCCGAAGACGACTCCGAAAAAACGGACGACGATTTTCCTTTGGTGCTTACCACCGGAAGGATCAGGGATCAATGGCATACAATGACCAGGACAGGTAAGGTCAAAAAATTGAAAGAACATAGACCTGAACCTTTTTTGGAGATCCACCCGGACGACGCTTATAAATACGATATCAAAGACGGAATGGTGGTGACCATTTCGAGCAAGAGAGGATCCGTTCGTGCAAAAGCCCTCCTAACAGATTCCATAAAACGTGGTGTCGTATTTTTGCCGATGCATTGGGGAAGAAAGAATGGAACTGATATGTTCAGGTCCAATAATCTTACTAGTTCCGCTTCTGATCCATTGTCCAAACAACCAGGTTTTAAAATTTCTGCAGTCCGGATCGCTCCTTATAAAAAACCTAAGGAGAAAATTTTAATCGTCGGTGGCGGAACTGCCGCATACGCATTCTTAAAACAATACAGGGACCTTGCACCGGGTGATGATATCACAGTGATGTGTAGGGAAGAAAATCCTTTTTATAATAGGGTACTTCTTCCGGATTATATCGGAGGGGAAAAGGAATTCGACGATCTTATGCCGACTGATCCCGAGGAGGTAAAGTCCTGGAATTTGGACCTTTTTCCAAATAAATCCGTTCAGATGATCTATACAGAAGGGAAGAAGGTCCGTGATACGGAAGGAACATTATATTCCTATAATAAACTTGTGCTTGCGATGGGAAGTTCTCCGGTCTGGCCTGCAAAGGTCCGCCCCGAAATGCAAGGGGTGTTTAGTTTAAGAAGTAAATCGGATGCGGATCGGATCAAAGGTTTTTTTGTCCCGAAGTCCCATGCGCTTATAGTGGGTGGCGGACTTCTCGGATTGGAACTTGCAGCGGCATTAAAAGGTGTCGGCGTAAAAGTGACTGTTCTTGTTCGATCGGATCGTTTGATGTCCCAAAAATTGGATGTTGTGGGCTCGGATATCTTAAAAGAAGAGATACTTGCAAGAGGGATCGAGTTAATATTCGAATGTGAAATTTCTAAGATAGAAGGAACGGAAAGAGTTTCGAAAGTTCAACTCTCGAACGGGAATTTTGTCGAGCCCGATGGGATTATTTTTGCGATCGGGACGAAACCGAATTTCGAGATTGCGGTCAAGGGTGGATTGGATTGTAATAACGGAGTGGTGGTGGATTCTTTTTTAAGATCTAGCGATCCGGACGTGTATTGTATCGGGGAGATTGCAGAACATAAAACCGGAAGTTACGGGAATATTTCGGCCGTGGATGACCAAGCAAAGATCGCGGCTCAACATCTATTCGGTTACGCATTCAACGAATATACCGGTTCGTTACATGCTCATATTCTAAAGATCCCGGGATTGGAATTGGCTACGATCCGGCTTCCGGATATTCCTATGGAAATCCCTATGGATAAACGGGAAGAATTCGAAGAGATCATATTCTTAGATCGTAAAAAACGTTTTTATAAAAAATGTATCATCCGGAACGACCGGTTGGTTGCCGCTATTTTGATAGGTGATAAGTCTTCCTTTAGCAGAATGAAAGATTGGGTTTCTTCCGGTATTGAATTGGGGGATCGTAGGAAACATCTTCTGAATGACGACGAAATGATGAAACCTCTTCAGGGAAAGGTTGTCTGTTCCTGCAACGGAGTAGGAGAAGGAAATATCAGAGAAGCCATCCAGGATGGAGAAAGAACCCTGGAGGCAATCGGTAGACGGACAGGTGCAGGAACAGGATGTGGAAGCTGCCGTTTGGAAGTGACTACCATCCTAAAAAGTATGTCCAAGGAAGCCTAA
- a CDS encoding SpoIIE family protein phosphatase — protein MTKLKFIIPSNLHRFVSQKLLIFCLVFSLGNCERASWIAEDSILSLDGEWEFISDNNTNPDFKKGTKITVPFDFSSDDVYQNFDGCISIRHALPEKARAWMNQQTSVAIDSGHSSDFAEFYLNETSKLGLIGKTGRRDPYLSGQDGRIISVLPAAAFRPGGENFIYAKICTIPGKPFHWSGPKVALGISESIFKKFGLELSVAFLLAAVYISVGLYHLLLAVRRPNDIFNLYFGLFAIFFSIFHLTNNSTAEILFGSHRQLQSKVDQFSLMMFIGSLLLFIARFFQGKHPKFAVYSATLYGLVAFLDIFVNQYIRDLLLTIVAGLTVVIVFPYISFITGRSAWKGNSDARLLLGGVALIVLGGVHDYAVTNRLINSALIMPFTFLAFILGIAFILANRFVRVHNEVEELNASLEEKVRQRTNDLQKSLTEIKELKHQQDGDYFLTSQLMQPLAGNYGHSDIVRAEILCRQKKRFQFRNWQGELGGDLCAVYSLKLKGRPVLVFFNGDAMGKSMQGAGGALIMGTVFKTIVTRTQNTLEMQEIFPEHWLRRCYHELKSVFVSFDGRMLISMVVGIVDEESGLMYFVNAEHPQVVMYRDGRADFLSENGMLRKVGVEDPDEVFVVQTLQLKPNDVILIGSDGRDDVQLGINEDGNQIINEDERAFLKDVEEAKAELLQIEALIRSRGDIIDDLSLVRISYKEEMTSVADILDDPFQNQQLTDTISEKANRRKALRSAIEEKDYIFVGSEGQKYLEKYPDDSPVYLWVSYALARLGNYDKAIDFGEVLLMRDPGHSKNLEHLSKLHYKNGNKVRAEALLAASKSKSD, from the coding sequence ATGACCAAACTGAAATTTATCATTCCATCTAATTTACACAGATTTGTCTCACAAAAACTTCTTATATTCTGCCTAGTTTTTTCCCTTGGCAATTGTGAGAGAGCCTCCTGGATCGCGGAAGACTCAATCCTCTCCTTAGATGGAGAGTGGGAATTTATCTCCGACAATAACACGAATCCGGATTTCAAAAAAGGAACGAAAATAACGGTTCCATTCGATTTTAGTTCCGACGATGTTTATCAGAATTTTGACGGATGTATTTCCATCCGTCATGCGCTACCGGAAAAGGCCCGCGCCTGGATGAATCAGCAGACTTCGGTTGCAATCGATTCCGGTCATAGTTCTGACTTCGCTGAATTTTATCTGAACGAAACTTCTAAACTTGGACTGATCGGAAAAACAGGAAGAAGAGATCCCTATCTTTCCGGACAAGACGGAAGGATCATTTCCGTACTTCCTGCGGCAGCATTTCGTCCAGGTGGAGAAAATTTTATCTACGCAAAAATCTGCACAATTCCCGGAAAACCCTTCCATTGGAGCGGACCTAAAGTTGCCTTGGGAATTTCGGAATCCATTTTTAAAAAATTCGGATTAGAACTAAGCGTTGCATTTCTACTTGCTGCGGTTTATATCAGCGTAGGACTTTACCATCTTCTTCTGGCTGTCAGAAGACCAAACGATATATTCAATTTATATTTCGGATTGTTTGCGATCTTCTTTTCCATATTTCACCTTACGAATAATTCCACTGCGGAGATACTTTTCGGCTCTCATAGACAATTACAATCCAAGGTGGACCAATTTTCGCTGATGATGTTTATCGGAAGCCTTCTTTTATTCATTGCTAGGTTCTTCCAGGGAAAACATCCGAAGTTCGCCGTCTATTCCGCTACTCTTTACGGACTTGTAGCCTTTTTAGATATATTCGTAAATCAGTATATTCGAGATTTATTACTTACAATCGTCGCAGGACTCACAGTAGTAATTGTTTTTCCATATATTTCTTTCATCACAGGAAGATCCGCTTGGAAGGGTAATTCCGATGCAAGACTACTTTTAGGTGGAGTTGCATTGATCGTTTTAGGAGGCGTGCACGACTATGCGGTCACAAACAGGCTCATCAATTCCGCATTGATCATGCCTTTCACTTTTTTGGCATTCATATTAGGGATAGCATTCATATTGGCAAACCGTTTCGTTCGGGTCCATAATGAAGTGGAAGAATTAAACGCAAGCCTGGAGGAAAAGGTCCGCCAACGAACCAACGATCTGCAAAAAAGCCTAACCGAGATCAAGGAACTCAAACATCAACAAGACGGAGATTATTTCCTAACCTCCCAGTTAATGCAACCTTTGGCCGGAAACTACGGACATAGCGATATAGTACGAGCGGAAATACTTTGCCGCCAAAAGAAAAGGTTCCAATTCAGGAATTGGCAAGGGGAATTGGGTGGAGACTTATGTGCGGTTTATTCCTTAAAATTGAAAGGAAGACCTGTATTAGTTTTCTTTAATGGGGATGCAATGGGAAAATCCATGCAGGGAGCGGGAGGCGCTCTCATCATGGGGACCGTATTTAAAACAATAGTCACAAGAACCCAAAACACATTAGAGATGCAGGAGATCTTCCCGGAACATTGGCTCAGAAGATGTTATCATGAATTAAAGAGCGTATTCGTTTCCTTTGACGGAAGAATGTTGATCTCCATGGTAGTAGGCATTGTGGATGAAGAATCGGGACTGATGTATTTTGTGAACGCAGAGCATCCACAAGTAGTGATGTACAGGGACGGAAGAGCGGACTTCCTTTCCGAAAACGGAATGCTCAGAAAGGTAGGAGTAGAGGATCCGGACGAAGTATTCGTAGTCCAAACACTTCAACTCAAACCGAACGATGTGATCCTGATCGGATCCGACGGAAGAGACGACGTTCAACTCGGGATCAACGAAGATGGGAACCAGATCATCAACGAAGACGAAAGAGCATTCTTAAAGGACGTAGAAGAGGCAAAAGCGGAACTACTACAAATAGAAGCTCTCATCCGCTCCAGAGGGGATATCATAGACGATTTGAGTCTTGTAAGGATTTCCTATAAGGAAGAAATGACCTCGGTCGCGGATATTCTGGACGATCCTTTCCAGAACCAACAACTCACCGATACAATTTCCGAAAAAGCAAATCGTAGAAAGGCGTTAAGAAGTGCGATCGAAGAGAAAGATTATATCTTTGTCGGGTCGGAAGGCCAAAAATATTTGGAAAAATATCCTGATGATAGCCCGGTTTATCTCTGGGTTTCATACGCACTCGCAAGACTTGGAAATTACGACAAAGCGATCGATTTCGGAGAAGTTCTTCTCATGAGAGATCCCGGTCATTCCAAAAACCTAGAACATCTAAGTAAACTACATTATAAAAATGGAAATAAGGTCCGAGCGGAAGCCCTATTAGCCGCATCGAAGTCTAAATCGGATTAG
- a CDS encoding TetR/AcrR family transcriptional regulator, whose protein sequence is MTGKVSLGDEARKREILDAALYCFLQFGYSKTSMDDIAKQAKLSRPLLYLKFKNKEDLFEGIFDYTLEGSYEKAEKVLDQNISAKQKLLRICELILIEPWAKIEGKPKTAEFYETCSKLSPESTQKYERQIIKFAERILGDKESAKVFFLALEGLSADLPKTKVLHKRVALLTEKFAR, encoded by the coding sequence ATGACCGGAAAGGTAAGCCTAGGGGATGAGGCAAGAAAAAGGGAAATTTTAGACGCTGCGCTATATTGTTTTCTTCAATTCGGATATTCCAAAACTTCCATGGACGATATAGCGAAACAGGCGAAATTATCCCGCCCTCTCCTATATTTAAAATTTAAGAATAAAGAGGATCTATTTGAAGGGATCTTTGATTACACCTTGGAAGGGAGTTACGAAAAAGCGGAGAAAGTTTTGGACCAAAATATTTCCGCCAAACAAAAACTTCTGCGAATCTGCGAGCTGATATTGATCGAGCCCTGGGCCAAAATAGAAGGAAAACCTAAAACCGCAGAGTTTTATGAAACCTGTTCTAAATTATCCCCCGAAAGCACGCAAAAATACGAAAGACAAATTATCAAATTCGCCGAGCGAATATTGGGGGACAAAGAAAGCGCAAAAGTGTTTTTTCTGGCTTTGGAAGGACTTTCCGCAGACCTACCCAAAACAAAAGTACTACATAAAAGAGTCGCATTACTTACAGAAAAATTTGCACGTTAG